The Agrococcus sp. ProA11 genomic sequence GAGCTCCCGATGCAGGAGTGGCACGTGCACGCCACTCCCTACGAGCTCTGTGCGCATGGGGCGCTCCGATCGGTGGATGAGGCTGTTTCCACGCTAGCTCGGTGCCCTCGCCGGGCCCCCAGGGGCAACTCAGCCTTGTCCGCAGAATTCCTCAGTCAGCCATTCCCGGATGCCGGGGGAGGCTCGAGTGCGCTACGCGGTCGGCGTGCGCGCGTCGTAGGCGAGGAAGGTGCGCTGGGCGCGGGTCAGCACCGCGATCAGCACGATGATCGCCAGGCCGCCGAAGAGCTGCGGTGCCCACAGCGCCACGAGAGTCGCGGTGACGCCGGCGTAGAGATCGCCGACCCGGGGGCCGCCGGCGACGACCACCGTGAACAGGCCCTGCGTGCGCCCGCGCATGTCGTCCGGGGCTGCCGTGAGCATCATCGTGGAGCGGAAGATCGCGCTGATCTCGTCGCTCGCGCCCATGCCGGCGAGCGCGACGGCGGCGATGCCGAGGGCGACCCACGACACGTTCGGCCATTCCGGCCCGACCGTGCCGCCCCATCCGAGCGTCATCGCCAGGATGACGCCGCCGAGCAGCGCGACGAAGCCGCCGTAGACCTGGATGGCCCTGGCGACCGCGAGGCCGTGCCGGTGCACGTGGGCGACCGGGCCCGAGAAGATGCTGGCCAGCAGCGTGCCGACCGCTGCCGCCGCGGTCAGCACGCCGACGGTCACCGGCCCGCCGCCGATCGCGAACGCCGCGACGGCCGGCAGCAGTGCGAACGGCCGCCCGAAGGTCATCGCGACGATGTCGACGAGGAACGACATGCGGATGTTCGGCGCCTGGCGCAGGAAGCGCGCGCCGTCGCGCAGCGATTGCAGGCCCGGCCGCGCGACGTGCCCCAGCGGCGGCAGCTTCGGCAGGCCTACGACGCCGAGGAAGCCAGCCGTGAACAGCACCGCATCGATCGCGAAGGTGTACGGCAGGCCGACGGCGGCGACGAGCACGCCGGCGGCGGCCGGGCCGATCGTGAGCATGATGCCCACCGCGATGCCGTTGAGGGCTGCTGCTCGCGAGATCAGGTGCTCGGGCAGCAGCCGGGGCGTGACAGCGCTGCGCGTGGCACCCGAGATGGTGGCGGCGACGGTATTGATCGTGGTCAGCACGTAGAAGGGCCAGACGAGCGCTCGCTCGCCCTCGGCAATGAGTGCGGCGTCCCACGCCGAGAGCGCGACGAGGCCCAGGACCGCCGCCCAGCCCGTGAGGCTGGAGATGATCAACACGAGCCGCCGGTCGAAGGCATCCGCGAGCATGCCGCCCCAGAGGCCGGCGACGACCATCGGCACGAGCGCGATGCCGCCGACCAGCGCGACCATCAGAGTGCTCTCGGTCATGTCGAAGATCTGCAGGCCCACGGCCACGATCGTCATCTGCGCGCCGATGCCGCTGATGGCGTTGCCGATCCACAGCCGGGCGAACACCGGGGATGCGCGCAGCGGCGTCAGGTCGACGAAGCGACGGCGCCGCTCAGGGGCAGCGGGGGAGTCGGTCTCCACGCCGGCGGGCGGGAGGATGCCGTGACCGTCGGTCACGCGATGCGGTCGATGCCGTACAGGGCGTCGATCGCGGAGAGGAAGTCGTCGTGGCGACCCTCGGCGGCGAGCTCGCGAGCCCGCACGGTCGGCTGGTGCAGCAGCACGCCCGCGAAGTGGCGCAGCGCCTGCTCCGCTGCCCTGCGCTCCGCTTCGCTGCCGCGCTTGGCGACCCGGTCGAGCTCGGCCTCCATCGCCGCCTCGACGTGCTGTCGCAGGGCGGCGATCGCCGGCCCCACCTCGTGCTCGGCCGTGCCGCGCTCGAAGCGCCGGGCAGCCTTCTGCACCAGATCGCGAGCGTGATCGGTCGCGGTCAGATGCTCGAGCGGTGCGTGCAGACGGATCGTCTCCAGGTCGAGCAGCTGGACGCCGTGCACGCCACCGACATCCGGGTCGACATTGCGCGGCAGGCCCATGTCGATGACGAGCTGGGCCGCGCGGCCGTGCTCCACCGGGCAGCGTGCCGCGGTCTCGAACGAGCCAGCGTCGACGGGGCAGTCCGCGGGCGTCTCGGCTGCAGAGCGCGCGGTGCTCGCGTGCGCCGTTCTGGTGGACGCGGCATCCGCGTGCACCGGGCAGCCGGGGCCGCTGTCGGCGCCGGGGAACGCGTGGGTGGCGGCGAGCTGCATGCGGCCGGCGTTCAGCAGCGCGGCGTCGACGACGAACCGGTCGGCGCTCGTGCAGGTGACGATCACGTCGGCGCTGGCAGCCGCCAGTGCGGCCTCGCGTCCGTCGACGTGGCCGATCGCGTGGCTGCGCGCGAACCCGTCGCCGCGGCCGGACGGGCTCCAGACCTCGATGTGCGAGGCGCCACGTCTGCGCAGCTCGGCGAGCGAGACGCCCGCGAAGCGTCCGGTGCCGACCAGCAGCACGCGGGTGTCGGTGAAGTCGACGCGAGCGCTGGCCAGGTCGAGCGCGAGGCGCACGATCGAGCGGCCAGCCTCGCTGATGCCGGTGCGGTTCTTGATGCCGCGCTGCGTCTCGGAGGCGCGCTGGAAGAGGCGCTCGAGGTGCGGGCTGGTGGTGCCGGCCTGCTGTGCAGACGCGAGCGCCCGGCGCACCTGGCCG encodes the following:
- a CDS encoding glutamyl-tRNA reductase, with the protein product MLICLTASHKNADFTALEALSTADAAQLPTAFAAHPAVDGAVVVSTCNRFEVYLDVHAAGDAQEAADIARSAAAAALGPHQPEALEPLAELRAAEHLFSVAAGLESVVIGEGEIAGQVRRALASAQQAGTTSPHLERLFQRASETQRGIKNRTGISEAGRSIVRLALDLASARVDFTDTRVLLVGTGRFAGVSLAELRRRGASHIEVWSPSGRGDGFARSHAIGHVDGREAALAAASADVIVTCTSADRFVVDAALLNAGRMQLAATHAFPGADSGPGCPVHADAASTRTAHASTARSAAETPADCPVDAGSFETAARCPVEHGRAAQLVIDMGLPRNVDPDVGGVHGVQLLDLETIRLHAPLEHLTATDHARDLVQKAARRFERGTAEHEVGPAIAALRQHVEAAMEAELDRVAKRGSEAERRAAEQALRHFAGVLLHQPTVRARELAAEGRHDDFLSAIDALYGIDRIA
- a CDS encoding MFS transporter is translated as MTDGHGILPPAGVETDSPAAPERRRRFVDLTPLRASPVFARLWIGNAISGIGAQMTIVAVGLQIFDMTESTLMVALVGGIALVPMVVAGLWGGMLADAFDRRLVLIISSLTGWAAVLGLVALSAWDAALIAEGERALVWPFYVLTTINTVAATISGATRSAVTPRLLPEHLISRAAALNGIAVGIMLTIGPAAAGVLVAAVGLPYTFAIDAVLFTAGFLGVVGLPKLPPLGHVARPGLQSLRDGARFLRQAPNIRMSFLVDIVAMTFGRPFALLPAVAAFAIGGGPVTVGVLTAAAAVGTLLASIFSGPVAHVHRHGLAVARAIQVYGGFVALLGGVILAMTLGWGGTVGPEWPNVSWVALGIAAVALAGMGASDEISAIFRSTMMLTAAPDDMRGRTQGLFTVVVAGGPRVGDLYAGVTATLVALWAPQLFGGLAIIVLIAVLTRAQRTFLAYDARTPTA